The following coding sequences lie in one Sphingobium sp. KCTC 72723 genomic window:
- the ggt gene encoding gamma-glutamyltransferase — protein MTFRSVGLLAPFALLALNPLPVLAREPVSTNATVSAADPRAAAAGQEILRKGGSATDAAIAMMLTLNVVEPHNSGIGGGGFLMHHDGRTGVLESIDGRETAPAAARPDRFMDADGKPLSFRDAWPGGYSVGVPGNLRMAWDAHKKWGKLPWADLFAPAIRAAEDGYEVRQRLDTAMKATAGVWADFPEIQKYFWIDGKPAPMGTMLKNPPLAALFKRIAAEGPDAFYTGEQAKLMAQAVTNAPKNPVPMTEADIAAYQAKPRKPVCGKYRVYTVCGMGPASGGGITVLEILGMVERFPLKAWGKDDARSWHVIGEAMQLAYADRGKWLGDPDFVSVPIAGMIDPAYLKQRSAQIRLNKALNLYQPGTPAGAAPRTASLPQPESGTSHFVAVDRNGDIAAWTSTIESFFGSQLVAGGVILNNELTDFSFTPEEDGAPVANRVEPGKRPLSSMSPTIVYDEKGTPIFTVGAAGGKTIIMQVAKALIAHFDWGLSAQESIAHGLIFFNGEGIVLEQGTSLEAMKEPLERLGHRVSVNRMGLKANAAERMPDGRWAGAADPRSPGVSLQE, from the coding sequence ATGACATTTCGTTCCGTCGGCCTGCTGGCCCCCTTCGCGCTTCTGGCCCTCAATCCTTTGCCCGTGCTGGCGCGTGAGCCAGTGTCGACCAATGCCACCGTGTCCGCTGCCGATCCGCGCGCGGCGGCGGCGGGGCAGGAGATATTGCGCAAGGGCGGTAGCGCGACTGACGCGGCGATTGCGATGATGCTGACGCTCAACGTGGTGGAGCCGCATAATAGCGGGATCGGCGGCGGCGGTTTCCTGATGCATCATGACGGGCGGACCGGGGTGCTGGAATCCATCGACGGGCGTGAAACCGCGCCCGCCGCCGCGCGGCCCGATCGCTTCATGGACGCAGATGGCAAGCCTTTGTCCTTCCGCGACGCATGGCCGGGCGGCTATTCGGTCGGAGTGCCGGGCAACCTGCGCATGGCATGGGACGCACATAAAAAATGGGGCAAGCTGCCCTGGGCCGACCTGTTCGCGCCCGCGATCCGCGCGGCGGAGGACGGGTATGAGGTGCGCCAGCGGCTCGACACCGCGATGAAGGCGACGGCGGGGGTGTGGGCGGACTTCCCCGAAATCCAGAAATATTTCTGGATCGACGGCAAGCCCGCGCCGATGGGGACGATGCTGAAGAACCCGCCGCTGGCTGCCCTGTTCAAGCGGATCGCGGCCGAGGGGCCGGACGCTTTCTATACGGGCGAGCAGGCAAAGCTGATGGCGCAGGCCGTCACTAACGCGCCCAAAAACCCGGTGCCGATGACGGAGGCGGACATTGCCGCCTATCAGGCCAAGCCGCGCAAGCCGGTGTGCGGGAAATATCGCGTCTATACCGTGTGCGGCATGGGTCCGGCGTCGGGCGGGGGCATCACCGTGCTGGAAATATTGGGCATGGTGGAGCGCTTTCCGCTGAAAGCCTGGGGCAAGGATGATGCCCGGTCCTGGCATGTGATCGGCGAAGCGATGCAACTGGCCTATGCCGACCGGGGCAAATGGCTGGGCGATCCCGATTTCGTGTCGGTGCCGATCGCCGGGATGATCGACCCCGCTTACCTCAAGCAACGATCCGCGCAGATCCGGCTGAACAAGGCGCTGAACCTGTATCAGCCCGGCACGCCTGCGGGTGCGGCCCCGCGCACGGCGTCTCTGCCCCAGCCCGAAAGCGGCACCAGCCATTTCGTCGCGGTCGATCGCAATGGCGACATCGCCGCCTGGACCTCCACGATCGAGAGTTTCTTTGGCAGCCAGTTGGTCGCGGGCGGGGTGATATTGAATAATGAGCTGACCGATTTCAGCTTCACGCCGGAAGAGGACGGCGCGCCGGTCGCCAACCGGGTGGAGCCGGGCAAGCGCCCTTTATCGTCCATGTCGCCGACCATCGTCTATGACGAGAAAGGCACGCCGATCTTCACCGTGGGCGCAGCGGGCGGCAAGACGATCATCATGCAGGTGGCCAAGGCGCTGATCGCCCATTTCGACTGGGGCCTGTCGGCGCAGGAATCCATCGCTCATGGCCTGATCTTCTTCAATGGCGAAGGGATCGTGCTGGAACAGGGGACGTCGCTGGAGGCGATGAAGGAACCGCTGGAAAGACTGGGCCACCGCGTGTCGGTCAACCGCATGGGGTTGAAGGCCAATGCCGCCGAGCGGATGCCCGACGGTCGGTGGGCCGGCGCGGCGGACCCGCGCAGCCCCGGCGTGTCCTTGCAGGAGTGA
- a CDS encoding quinone-dependent dihydroorotate dehydrogenase → MSYRLIRPLLFALDAERAHNLSIAALRMLPVAAPAAPDPMLESRVAGLHFPNPVGLAAGYDKEGRVAHKMHALGFGFAELGTLTPLAQPGNPVPRLFRLVEDAAVINRFGFNNGGQGAAADRIARYRRPVGQGPVIGINIGANKDATAAGRGIADYVTGVQVMAPLADYLTVNISSPNTPGLRALQGRAALDDLLGAVMAARVPGGPPIFLKVAPDLEPADVDDIAAACIDHGIDALIVSNTTITRPALRSVHGGEAGGLSGAPLTDLSLARLRDFRRLLGARLPLIGVGGIGNAEQAYARIRAGASLVQLYSALVYEGPYLAKRINAALKALMNRDGVRNVADIVGVDA, encoded by the coding sequence ATGTCTTATCGCCTGATCCGCCCCCTGCTTTTCGCCCTGGATGCCGAGCGCGCCCATAATCTGTCGATCGCTGCATTGCGGATGCTGCCTGTCGCAGCGCCCGCTGCGCCCGACCCGATGCTGGAAAGCCGTGTTGCGGGCCTGCACTTCCCCAATCCGGTCGGGCTGGCGGCAGGTTACGACAAGGAAGGCCGAGTCGCGCACAAGATGCACGCTCTGGGCTTTGGCTTTGCCGAACTGGGAACGCTGACCCCGCTGGCGCAGCCGGGCAATCCCGTGCCGCGCCTGTTCCGGCTGGTCGAGGATGCGGCAGTCATCAACCGTTTCGGTTTCAACAATGGCGGACAGGGCGCAGCGGCGGACCGGATCGCGCGCTATCGGCGGCCTGTCGGGCAAGGCCCGGTGATCGGCATCAATATCGGCGCGAACAAGGATGCGACGGCGGCCGGGCGCGGCATCGCCGATTATGTGACGGGGGTGCAAGTGATGGCGCCGTTGGCCGATTATCTGACGGTCAATATCTCGTCCCCCAACACGCCGGGGCTGCGCGCGTTGCAGGGGCGCGCGGCGCTGGACGATCTGCTGGGCGCGGTGATGGCCGCGCGGGTGCCGGGCGGGCCGCCCATCTTCCTGAAAGTCGCGCCCGACCTGGAACCGGCCGATGTGGACGATATTGCCGCCGCCTGCATCGACCATGGCATCGACGCGCTGATCGTGTCGAACACCACGATTACCCGGCCTGCGCTGCGTTCTGTGCATGGCGGCGAGGCGGGCGGGCTGTCGGGCGCGCCACTGACCGACCTGTCGCTGGCGCGGCTGCGCGATTTCCGGCGACTGCTGGGCGCGCGGCTGCCGCTGATCGGCGTGGGGGGCATTGGCAATGCGGAGCAGGCCTATGCCCGGATTCGTGCGGGCGCGTCGCTGGTGCAGCTTTACAGCGCGCTGGTCTATGAAGGGCCGTATCTGGCCAAGCGGATCAATGCCGCATTGAAGGCGCTGATGAACCGCGACGGGGTGCGCAATGTGGCCGATATAGTGGGTGTCGACGCCTGA
- a CDS encoding helix-turn-helix domain-containing protein, protein MGSHLNDIAGGAVAMPDAGGPLSYTVAAAQGPVRLRYFAPPEHLSAYFGSIYHFTVSADHYADATRADAPQLRFMLAGGGHYHFQDGLVMATPDVCLLGPTMGATRFVLDHPARVLGISLLPAGWVTLHGGDASMMADRLCDLAQQEEGHARLLEQLRAFDPDDADAMVALCWDWLAQLVKPLRPASWDLLAAVDAWLMGEGSPRPEVLAQTTGLSPRQLARLTNKYYGAPPKLLARKYRALRCSARIALDHESWQQLCEDGGFYDQSHFIREIKHFIGLTPHQLQTEPSAVAQLTLLRRSLGSDVAILNRLS, encoded by the coding sequence ATGGGGTCGCATCTGAACGACATAGCCGGTGGCGCAGTCGCCATGCCGGACGCAGGGGGACCATTATCCTACACCGTGGCAGCGGCGCAGGGTCCGGTTCGGCTGCGTTACTTCGCGCCACCTGAACATCTCAGCGCCTATTTCGGGTCGATCTATCACTTCACTGTTTCGGCCGACCATTATGCCGATGCGACTCGCGCCGACGCGCCGCAACTGCGGTTCATGCTGGCGGGCGGCGGGCATTATCATTTTCAGGACGGGCTGGTGATGGCGACGCCCGACGTCTGCCTGCTGGGACCGACCATGGGGGCGACGCGGTTCGTGCTGGATCATCCGGCGCGGGTGCTGGGCATTTCGCTGCTGCCCGCTGGCTGGGTTACGCTGCACGGCGGCGACGCCAGCATGATGGCCGACCGCCTGTGCGACCTGGCGCAGCAGGAGGAAGGCCATGCCCGGTTGCTGGAACAATTGCGCGCCTTCGACCCGGACGATGCCGATGCGATGGTCGCGCTGTGCTGGGACTGGCTTGCGCAACTGGTCAAGCCGCTGCGTCCTGCAAGCTGGGATCTGCTGGCTGCGGTCGATGCCTGGTTGATGGGAGAAGGGTCGCCCCGGCCGGAGGTGCTGGCCCAGACGACTGGCCTGTCCCCCCGTCAACTGGCCCGGCTGACCAACAAATATTATGGCGCGCCGCCCAAATTGCTGGCGCGCAAATATCGCGCGCTGCGCTGTTCGGCGCGGATCGCGCTCGACCACGAAAGCTGGCAGCAATTATGCGAAGATGGTGGTTTCTACGACCAGTCCCACTTCATTCGTGAAATCAAGCATTTCATCGGCCTGACTCCGCACCAGTTGCAGACCGAACCGTCCGCCGTCGCGCAACTCACGCTGCTGCGCCGGTCATTGGGCAGCGACGTGGCGATTCTGAACCGGCTGTCCTGA
- a CDS encoding RrF2 family transcriptional regulator gives MKLSSFADYAVVLMSAAARHCGAAKMNATTLSAETGIPLPTAQKLVSRLSSAGLLESSRGTGGGVRLSRPPATITLADVVEAVEGPIAMTACNELGAHDCNLETDCRIRPHMNVANEAIRAALAGVTIASLTREMA, from the coding sequence ATGAAATTATCGAGCTTCGCTGACTATGCCGTCGTGCTGATGTCCGCCGCCGCGCGCCATTGCGGCGCGGCAAAGATGAATGCGACCACGCTAAGCGCCGAAACCGGCATTCCGCTGCCGACCGCGCAAAAGCTGGTGAGCCGTCTGTCGTCGGCGGGCCTGCTCGAATCGAGCCGTGGCACCGGCGGCGGCGTCCGCCTGTCGCGCCCGCCCGCCACGATCACGCTGGCCGATGTGGTGGAGGCCGTCGAAGGACCGATCGCCATGACCGCCTGCAACGAACTGGGCGCGCATGACTGCAATCTGGAAACGGACTGCCGCATCCGCCCGCATATGAACGTCGCCAATGAAGCGATCCGCGCCGCGCTTGCCGGTGTGACGATCGCCAGCCTTACGCGAGAAATGGCATGA
- the sufB gene encoding Fe-S cluster assembly protein SufB — MTEDITTVRNAEAQAAADRASTYEHGWSSAIEQDFAPKGLNEDTVRFISAKKKEPQWLLDWRLKAFAMWKTMTPPDWAKLNVPPIDYQDAYYYAEPKKKVELDSLDEVDPEILATYKKLGIPIAEQEMLAGVKGSRRIAVDAVFDSVSVATTFRKELEEAGVIFRSISEAVREYPDLVKKWMGKIVPMHDNYFATLNCAVFSDGTFVYIPKGVRCPMELSTYFRINAENTGQFERTLIVADEGSYVSYLEGCTAPMRDENQLHAAVVELVALDDAEIKYSTVQNWYPGDADGKGGIYNFVTKRALCQGKNSKVSWTQVETGSAITWKYPSCVLNGENSVGEFYSVALTNNMQQADTGTKMIHNGKNTRSTIVSKGISAGRSNNTYRGLVRVAPGAEGVRNFTQCDSLLLGDQCGAHTVPYIEVRNPSAQIEHEATTSKISDDQLFYAMQRGLDAESAVSLIVNGFAREVLQQLPMEFAVEAQKLLGISLEGSVG; from the coding sequence ATGACCGAAGACATCACCACCGTTCGCAACGCTGAAGCGCAGGCCGCCGCCGATCGCGCGTCCACCTATGAACATGGCTGGTCGTCCGCCATCGAACAGGACTTCGCGCCCAAGGGGCTGAACGAAGACACGGTCCGCTTCATTTCCGCCAAGAAAAAAGAGCCGCAATGGCTGCTCGACTGGCGGCTGAAGGCGTTTGCGATGTGGAAGACGATGACGCCGCCCGACTGGGCGAAGCTTAACGTCCCGCCGATCGACTATCAGGACGCCTATTATTACGCCGAGCCGAAAAAGAAGGTGGAACTGGATTCGCTCGATGAAGTCGATCCCGAAATCCTCGCCACCTACAAGAAGCTGGGCATCCCGATTGCCGAACAGGAAATGCTGGCCGGGGTAAAGGGCAGCCGCCGTATCGCCGTGGACGCAGTGTTCGACAGCGTCTCTGTCGCCACCACTTTCCGCAAGGAGCTGGAGGAAGCGGGCGTGATCTTCCGCTCGATCAGCGAAGCGGTGCGCGAATATCCCGATCTGGTGAAGAAGTGGATGGGCAAGATCGTGCCGATGCACGACAATTATTTCGCGACGCTCAACTGCGCGGTCTTTTCCGACGGCACCTTCGTCTACATCCCCAAGGGCGTCCGCTGCCCAATGGAATTGTCCACCTATTTCCGCATCAACGCGGAAAATACCGGGCAATTCGAACGCACCCTGATCGTCGCGGATGAAGGCAGCTATGTCAGCTATCTCGAAGGCTGCACCGCGCCGATGCGCGACGAGAATCAGTTGCACGCCGCCGTCGTGGAACTGGTCGCGCTGGACGATGCGGAGATCAAATATTCTACCGTCCAGAACTGGTATCCCGGCGATGCGGATGGCAAGGGCGGCATCTATAATTTCGTCACCAAGCGCGCACTTTGTCAGGGCAAGAACAGCAAGGTTTCCTGGACGCAGGTCGAAACCGGATCGGCGATCACCTGGAAATATCCGTCCTGTGTGCTGAACGGCGAAAACAGCGTCGGCGAATTTTATTCCGTCGCGCTGACGAATAACATGCAGCAGGCCGACACCGGCACCAAGATGATCCACAACGGCAAGAACACCCGATCGACCATCGTGTCGAAGGGGATTTCGGCGGGGCGCTCGAACAACACCTATCGCGGCCTCGTGCGCGTGGCACCCGGCGCGGAAGGCGTGCGCAACTTCACCCAGTGCGACAGCCTGCTGCTGGGCGACCAGTGCGGCGCACACACCGTCCCCTATATCGAGGTCCGCAACCCCAGCGCGCAGATCGAACATGAAGCGACTACATCGAAGATTTCCGATGACCAGCTGTTCTACGCGATGCAGCGCGGGCTGGACGCCGAAAGCGCCGTCAGCCTGATCGTCAACGGCTTCGCCCGCGAAGTGCTGCAACAACTGCCGATGGAATTTGCGGTGGAAGCGCAAAAGCTGCTGGGGATTTCGCTTGAGGGGTCGGTCGGGTGA
- a CDS encoding endonuclease domain-containing protein, translated as MAQLNGFAHDMRCDPTEPEKRLWTRLSRSQLGGHKFRRQSVIGPFIADFFCPQKGLVIEVDGDTHDILADLKRDAALNRLDLKVLHFGNTDVIRNLDGVCETIFRTLELAPDRWHSPHPNPSPEGEGLSNSQGQEF; from the coding sequence TTGGCTCAGCTGAACGGTTTCGCTCATGACATGCGCTGTGATCCGACTGAACCGGAAAAGCGTCTGTGGACCCGATTGTCCCGCTCTCAACTGGGCGGTCATAAATTTCGTCGGCAGTCTGTGATCGGTCCCTTCATTGCCGATTTTTTTTGTCCGCAAAAAGGTTTGGTCATCGAAGTAGATGGTGACACCCATGATATTCTGGCGGATCTCAAGCGTGATGCGGCGTTGAACAGGCTGGATCTTAAGGTGCTGCACTTTGGCAATACAGATGTGATCCGCAATCTTGACGGTGTGTGCGAAACGATATTTCGCACGCTTGAGTTGGCACCTGATCGTTGGCACAGCCCCCACCCCAACCCCTCCCCTGAAGGGGAGGGGCTTTCAAACTCTCAAGGACAAGAATTTTGA
- the sufC gene encoding Fe-S cluster assembly ATPase SufC yields the protein MLKIDDLHATVADKPILKGLTLSLNPGEIHAIMGPNGAGKSTLAYTLGGRPGYEVTGGTATLDGADLLDMDPHERAAAGLFLGFQYPVEIPGVSNLQFLRESLNSQKRARGEKELNGGEFIRLAKEKAALLGLDMDMLKRPVNVGFSGGEKKRAEMVQMGILDPKLAILDETDSGLDIDALKIVGAGINAIMRKPDRAVLLITHYQRLLDYVKPEFVHVLAAGRIVKSGGPELALELEREGYAEVAA from the coding sequence ATGCTCAAAATTGATGACCTCCACGCCACCGTCGCGGACAAACCGATCCTTAAAGGACTGACGCTGTCGCTCAATCCGGGCGAAATCCATGCGATCATGGGACCGAACGGGGCGGGCAAATCGACGCTGGCCTATACGCTGGGCGGCCGTCCGGGCTATGAAGTGACCGGCGGCACCGCGACGCTGGACGGGGCCGACCTGTTGGACATGGACCCGCATGAACGCGCCGCTGCCGGTCTGTTTCTGGGCTTTCAATATCCGGTCGAAATTCCCGGCGTGTCCAACCTGCAATTCCTGCGCGAAAGCCTCAATTCGCAGAAACGCGCGCGCGGCGAAAAGGAACTGAACGGCGGCGAATTCATCCGCCTGGCCAAGGAAAAGGCTGCGCTGCTCGGCCTCGACATGGACATGCTCAAACGCCCGGTGAATGTCGGCTTTTCGGGCGGCGAAAAGAAGCGCGCCGAAATGGTGCAGATGGGCATCCTCGACCCCAAGCTGGCGATCCTCGATGAAACCGACTCCGGTCTGGACATCGACGCATTGAAGATCGTGGGTGCAGGCATCAACGCGATCATGCGCAAACCCGACAGGGCGGTGCTGCTCATCACCCATTATCAGCGCCTGCTCGACTATGTGAAGCCCGAGTTCGTCCATGTCCTGGCCGCCGGTCGCATCGTCAAATCGGGCGGCCCCGAACTGGCGCTGGAACTGGAACGCGAAGGCTATGCCGAAGTGGCGGCATGA
- a CDS encoding SufD family Fe-S cluster assembly protein: MSMLQLPTRRDESWRYSDLSALQSVWPLPAPTPIVVSEGQSAHHCLLQDAADGTAAVHDYVITIADGARCDFHLLNIGGKLGRVTFTVTLGSHAHFGLNGAIIGGGDQTLEIITSVTHAHPDSTSGQTIRSILGSHATGSYLGAINVARDAQRTDAVQSIKAMLLDRTATANAKPELEIYADDVKCAHGATVGELDKAALFYMASRGMDPATAKTLLLRSFVAGVFDDMPDEAVKDRFEAAAIAKLEALV; this comes from the coding sequence ATGAGCATGTTGCAACTCCCCACCCGCCGCGACGAAAGCTGGCGCTACAGCGATCTTTCGGCGCTGCAAAGCGTCTGGCCGCTGCCTGCGCCCACCCCTATCGTCGTGAGCGAAGGGCAAAGCGCGCACCATTGCCTGTTGCAGGATGCGGCCGACGGCACGGCGGCGGTGCATGACTATGTCATCACCATCGCCGACGGCGCGCGCTGCGACTTCCATCTGCTCAACATCGGCGGCAAGCTGGGCCGCGTGACCTTCACCGTCACGCTGGGCAGCCATGCCCATTTCGGGCTGAACGGGGCGATCATTGGCGGCGGCGACCAGACGCTGGAAATCATCACATCTGTCACTCATGCCCACCCCGATTCGACCAGCGGCCAGACGATCCGCTCGATCCTGGGCAGCCACGCCACCGGCAGCTATCTTGGCGCGATCAATGTCGCCCGCGACGCGCAGCGGACTGACGCCGTCCAGTCGATCAAGGCCATGCTGCTCGACCGCACGGCCACCGCGAACGCCAAGCCGGAACTGGAAATCTACGCCGACGACGTCAAATGCGCCCATGGCGCGACCGTGGGTGAACTGGACAAGGCGGCTTTGTTCTACATGGCCTCGCGCGGCATGGATCCGGCCACGGCCAAGACCCTGCTGCTGCGCTCCTTCGTCGCGGGTGTGTTCGACGACATGCCAGACGAGGCGGTGAAGGACAGGTTCGAAGCCGCCGCCATCGCCAAGCTGGAGGCGCTGGTATGA
- a CDS encoding cysteine desulfurase — MTLSLRHDFPGVGDWHYLDSAATAQKPTAVIDAIARAYGPDYATVHRGVYERSANMTLAYEAARRKVAGFIGAASDSEIVYVRGATEAINLVATCWAGEQLKSGDRILLSTLEHHSNIVPWQMVAEKVGAHIDVIPLTADGRIDLDAMRAMITPRHRMVALAHVSNVLGSVLDCRHAADIAHMVGAKILIDGCQAVPRLAVDVQALGCDFYVFSAHKLYGPTGIGVLWGRRELLDAMPPYQGGGSMIDTVTFEKTTYAPAPTRFEAGTPHITGVVGLSAAIDYVQSVGLDNIHAHECALVAKARAALGGMNSIRLFGPADSAGILSFAVEGVHPHDVGTILDETGVAIRAGHHCAQPLMRHLGVEATARASFGIYSDESDVDALVSGLERVRKIFG; from the coding sequence ATGACCCTCTCCCTCCGCCACGACTTCCCCGGCGTCGGCGACTGGCACTATCTCGACAGCGCGGCCACCGCGCAAAAGCCGACCGCCGTGATCGACGCGATCGCCCGCGCCTATGGCCCGGACTATGCGACGGTCCATCGCGGCGTCTATGAGCGCTCGGCCAACATGACGCTCGCCTATGAAGCGGCACGGCGCAAGGTTGCCGGGTTCATCGGCGCAGCGTCGGACAGCGAAATCGTCTATGTCCGTGGCGCGACCGAGGCGATCAACCTTGTCGCGACCTGCTGGGCGGGCGAACAACTCAAAAGCGGCGACCGCATCCTGCTCTCCACCCTCGAACATCACAGCAATATCGTGCCGTGGCAGATGGTGGCGGAAAAAGTCGGCGCGCATATCGACGTCATTCCCCTGACCGCCGATGGCCGGATCGACCTCGACGCGATGCGCGCGATGATTACCCCGCGCCACCGCATGGTCGCGCTCGCCCATGTGTCGAACGTGCTGGGCAGCGTGCTGGATTGCCGCCACGCCGCCGACATTGCCCATATGGTGGGCGCAAAGATCCTGATCGACGGGTGCCAGGCCGTCCCTCGGCTGGCCGTCGATGTTCAGGCATTGGGCTGCGATTTCTACGTCTTTTCCGCGCATAAACTCTACGGCCCGACCGGCATCGGCGTGCTGTGGGGCCGCCGGGAACTGCTCGACGCCATGCCGCCTTATCAGGGTGGCGGGTCGATGATCGACACGGTGACATTCGAAAAAACCACCTACGCCCCCGCACCCACCCGGTTTGAGGCAGGGACGCCGCATATCACTGGCGTCGTCGGCCTGTCCGCCGCGATCGACTATGTGCAGTCCGTCGGGCTGGACAATATCCACGCCCATGAATGTGCGCTGGTGGCAAAGGCGCGCGCCGCGCTGGGCGGCATGAACAGCATCCGCCTGTTCGGTCCCGCCGATAGCGCGGGCATCCTCTCCTTCGCGGTGGAGGGGGTGCATCCGCACGATGTCGGCACCATATTGGACGAAACGGGTGTCGCGATCCGGGCCGGGCATCATTGCGCCCAGCCGCTGATGCGCCATCTGGGTGTCGAAGCGACCGCACGGGCCAGTTTCGGCATATATAGCGACGAAAGCGACGTGGACGCACTGGTAAGCGGCCTTGAGCGGGTAAGGAAAATATTCGGATGA
- a CDS encoding SUF system Fe-S cluster assembly protein, whose protein sequence is MTEERKIMVEEVDTVETPPKARVDAPSEPGERQRDYLDGFLAAKPVPVAAGEPGGNLYDAVIDALKEIYDPEIPVNIYDLGLIYGVDVTDDSHVVVTMTLTTPHCPVAESMPGEVEMRVGAVPGVGDAQVNLIWDPPWDPQKMSDEAKLELGML, encoded by the coding sequence ATGACCGAGGAACGCAAGATCATGGTCGAGGAAGTCGACACCGTGGAAACCCCGCCCAAGGCGCGCGTGGATGCCCCGTCGGAGCCTGGCGAGCGCCAGCGCGACTATCTCGACGGCTTCCTGGCGGCCAAGCCTGTGCCTGTGGCGGCGGGCGAACCGGGCGGTAATCTCTATGACGCGGTGATTGACGCGCTCAAGGAGATTTACGACCCGGAAATCCCGGTCAACATCTATGATCTGGGCCTGATCTACGGCGTCGATGTCACCGACGACAGCCATGTCGTCGTGACCATGACCCTGACCACGCCCCATTGCCCGGTCGCTGAATCCATGCCCGGCGAAGTCGAAATGCGCGTCGGTGCGGTGCCGGGCGTCGGCGATGCACAGGTCAACCTGATCTGGGATCCGCCATGGGATCCGCAAAAGATGAGCGACGAAGCCAAGCTCGAACTGGGGATGCTGTAA
- a CDS encoding HesB/IscA family protein: MTTETKTRARPAAVILTASAERRIADLMAAAPEGTIGVKLSTPKRGCSGLAYSVDYVADEVKYDEKIETPGGIFYIDGGSVLYLIGSTMDWVEDDFTAGFTFVNPNAKGSCGCGESFTV, from the coding sequence ATGACGACCGAGACCAAGACCCGCGCCCGCCCCGCCGCCGTCATCCTGACGGCGAGCGCAGAGCGGCGCATCGCCGACCTGATGGCCGCCGCGCCCGAAGGGACGATCGGCGTCAAGCTGTCGACCCCTAAGCGCGGCTGTTCGGGCCTTGCCTATTCGGTCGACTATGTCGCCGACGAAGTGAAATATGACGAGAAGATCGAAACGCCCGGCGGCATTTTCTACATCGATGGCGGATCGGTCCTCTATCTGATCGGGTCGACCATGGACTGGGTGGAGGATGATTTCACTGCCGGCTTCACCTTCGTCAATCCCAACGCCAAGGGTAGCTGCGGCTGCGGCGAAAGTTTCACGGTCTGA
- a CDS encoding SDR family NAD(P)-dependent oxidoreductase, which translates to MPHLLIFGLGYTASRLAARLSAQGWRITATRRSADADALAFADDPAVRAAIASATHILSSVPPEGDIDPVLARYGNAIATAPALWTGYLSSTGVYGDVGGAWVDEASPVGSGRRTARASADIAWGDLRPDMRRFRLPGIYGPGRSALDRVRAGKAHRIALRDQVFSRVHVDDILSGVIASFDGPAGVYNLADDLPCAQNRLIEAACDLLHLPHPPLLSLEEAALSPMARSFYAENRRVANGRAKRLLGWVPRYPTYREGLVACESPHG; encoded by the coding sequence ATGCCCCATCTGCTGATCTTCGGCCTGGGTTATACCGCGTCCCGCCTCGCCGCCCGGCTGAGCGCACAGGGCTGGCGCATCACTGCCACGCGCCGCAGCGCGGATGCCGACGCGCTTGCCTTCGCCGACGACCCCGCCGTCCGCGCCGCCATTGCCAGCGCCACGCACATCCTCTCCTCCGTCCCGCCCGAAGGGGACATTGATCCGGTGCTGGCCCGCTATGGCAATGCCATCGCCACCGCGCCTGCCCTCTGGACCGGCTATCTCTCCTCCACCGGCGTCTATGGCGACGTGGGCGGGGCGTGGGTGGACGAAGCCAGTCCGGTCGGCTCCGGTCGCCGCACCGCCCGCGCCAGTGCCGACATTGCGTGGGGCGACCTGCGCCCGGACATGCGCCGCTTCCGCCTGCCCGGCATCTATGGTCCGGGCCGCTCCGCGCTCGACCGCGTGCGCGCGGGCAAGGCGCACCGTATCGCCCTGCGCGATCAGGTGTTCAGCCGCGTCCATGTCGATGACATCCTGTCCGGCGTGATCGCGTCCTTCGACGGTCCGGCGGGCGTGTATAATCTGGCCGACGACCTGCCCTGCGCCCAGAACCGGCTGATAGAGGCGGCGTGCGACCTGCTGCACCTGCCCCATCCGCCGCTGCTGTCGCTGGAGGAAGCCGCTCTCTCCCCCATGGCGCGCAGCTTCTATGCGGAAAATCGCCGCGTCGCCAATGGTCGCGCCAAACGCCTGCTCGGCTGGGTGCCGCGCTACCCGACCTACCGCGAGGGGCTGGTTGCCTGCGAATCGCCGCACGGCTGA